In Alkaliphilus flagellatus, one DNA window encodes the following:
- a CDS encoding BMC domain-containing protein — protein MEVNERIIQEYVPGKQITVAHVIAKADSELYEKMGIVEPRNEAVGILTITPSEASIIAVDIATKAAEIEIGFVDRFSGAVVIIGDVSSVKIALENILETMESLLDFTVVPLSST, from the coding sequence TTGGAGGTAAATGAGAGAATTATACAGGAATATGTTCCTGGTAAGCAAATCACCGTTGCACATGTTATTGCAAAAGCTGATTCAGAACTATATGAAAAGATGGGGATAGTAGAACCTAGAAATGAAGCAGTCGGAATTTTAACTATAACACCAAGTGAAGCATCAATTATCGCTGTTGATATAGCAACAAAAGCCGCTGAAATAGAAATTGGCTTTGTTGACAGATTTTCAGGTGCAGTGGTTATAATAGGGGACGTTTCCTCGGTTAAGATTGCTTTAGAAAACATTTTAGAAACCATGGAAAGTCTTTTAGATTTTACTGTTGTACCTTTATCTAGCACTTGA
- a CDS encoding 1-propanol dehydrogenase PduQ, with translation MQEIRFGTTLYIGTESLKRLSDFKNEKIFIVTDSFIASSELLPHIKSYIDSSTETMVFSGVIPDPPIDNIVAGLEYSKGFPATILLAIGGGSAIDAAKAILYFGKLTDRFSEIRFVTIPTTSGTGSEVTNFSIITDDEKEIKYPLITDEILPDEAILDSGLVAGLPPKQTADTGIDVLTHAIEAYVSTSANDISDALSEKAIRYVFTYLDRAYKDGNDKEAREKMHMASTMAGMAFNIASLGLNHGIAHAAGARWHIPHGRINGILLPSIIRYNAGVTEGKYTNNTTLAANRYAEIAKFLGLNAGNPQMGVRSLVNAILALQKRLSIPRSLSEWGVSKEQFESDKNAIAEAALADRCTATNPIVPTKEDVISILGKLFI, from the coding sequence ATGCAAGAAATAAGATTTGGAACAACATTATATATTGGTACAGAAAGCCTAAAAAGATTATCGGATTTCAAGAATGAAAAGATTTTCATAGTAACAGACTCTTTTATTGCTTCATCAGAGTTACTTCCACATATTAAAAGCTATATTGATAGTAGCACAGAAACAATGGTATTTTCTGGAGTTATTCCAGATCCCCCAATTGATAACATTGTTGCTGGGTTAGAATATAGCAAGGGTTTTCCAGCTACAATTTTATTAGCAATAGGTGGTGGCTCTGCCATAGATGCAGCAAAAGCTATACTTTATTTTGGTAAATTGACTGATAGATTTAGTGAGATACGATTTGTCACTATTCCTACAACAAGTGGAACGGGTTCAGAGGTTACGAATTTCTCGATTATCACCGATGATGAAAAGGAAATAAAATATCCATTGATTACGGATGAAATATTGCCAGATGAAGCTATTTTAGATTCTGGTCTTGTTGCAGGTTTACCACCTAAGCAAACTGCTGATACAGGTATTGATGTTCTTACTCATGCTATAGAAGCTTATGTTTCCACTAGTGCCAATGATATCTCTGATGCTTTAAGTGAAAAAGCTATACGCTATGTATTCACTTACTTAGATAGAGCTTATAAGGATGGAAATGATAAAGAAGCACGTGAAAAAATGCATATGGCATCAACAATGGCTGGAATGGCCTTTAACATAGCTTCACTAGGGTTAAACCATGGTATAGCACATGCAGCAGGAGCACGTTGGCATATTCCACATGGAAGGATAAATGGTATCTTATTACCAAGTATTATTCGCTATAATGCAGGGGTTACTGAAGGGAAATATACTAATAACACTACCCTTGCTGCAAATCGGTATGCAGAAATTGCTAAATTTTTAGGATTAAATGCTGGAAACCCACAAATGGGTGTACGAAGTTTAGTAAATGCAATCCTTGCACTTCAAAAGAGACTCTCCATTCCAAGGAGTCTTTCTGAGTGGGGAGTTAGTAAGGAACAATTTGAATCAGATAAAAATGCAATAGCAGAAGCTGCTCTTGCAGATCGTTGTACAGCAACAAACCCTATTGTCCCAACTAAAGAGGATGTAATTAGTATTCTAGGAAAATTATTTATATAA